AGGCCATGCCGATGGCGCCGGCGGCCGGCACGGGGCAGGGGGCGCCGGTCGCCTATGTCAACGGCATCCCCCCGGTCATGGACCACATGACCTACATGCACGCGCTGCTGGATCAGTTCGAAGCCCGGTACGGCGCCGATGGCGGCCAGTTCCGATACGACGGGCAGGCCTGGTACGGCACCGACTACGACAAGCTGTGGCTGAAATCCGAAGGCACGGTCGGCACGAACGGACAATTCGGCGATGGCGACCACGAGGCCCTGTACGATCGCGCCATCTCGCGCTATTTCGACGTCCAGACCGGGGTGCGCCTGGATATCGACAACGGCCCGACGCGTGCCTGGGGCGCGGTGGGCGTGGAAGGGCTCGCCCTCTATTTCTTCAATCTGGAAGCCACGTCCTATTTCAGCGACCGGGGTGCGGCGGGCCGCCTGCAAGGGTCGTACGACCTGCTGCTGACCAACCGCCTGATCCTGCAGCCGCAGGTCGAAATGAATGTCTATTCCACCAACGACCGGGCCCGCGGCGCCGGGCGCGGCCTGTCCGA
This genomic stretch from Gluconacetobacter diazotrophicus PA1 5 harbors:
- a CDS encoding copper resistance protein B → MTRRPILGIAVALLAAGALPGQVRAQAMPMAPAAGTGQGAPVAYVNGIPPVMDHMTYMHALLDQFEARYGADGGQFRYDGQAWYGTDYDKLWLKSEGTVGTNGQFGDGDHEALYDRAISRYFDVQTGVRLDIDNGPTRAWGAVGVEGLALYFFNLEATSYFSDRGAAGRLQGSYDLLLTNRLILQPQVEMNVYSTNDRARGAGRGLSDIDTGLRLRYEWHRKFAPYLGVTYHSTFDQAASMARTRGQRVHDLTFVFGIRAWF